The following proteins come from a genomic window of Bacteroidota bacterium:
- a CDS encoding WbuC family cupin fold metalloprotein, with the protein MIKINHQLLEALTERAMQSDRKRMNYNFHSGPPDPMQRMLNAIEPGSYIRPHKHEKPDKREVFFVLRGRILILEFDDHGHITDHILLDPSAGNYAAEVPERTWHSMIALEPGSVAYEVKDGPWDPADDKVFASWAPPEESEEVKPYMDKILEKLKLI; encoded by the coding sequence ATGATCAAGATAAACCATCAATTGCTTGAGGCCCTTACAGAAAGGGCTATGCAGTCCGACAGGAAGAGGATGAATTACAATTTTCATTCCGGGCCGCCCGATCCCATGCAGAGAATGCTAAACGCCATTGAGCCCGGATCCTATATCCGGCCGCATAAGCATGAGAAACCGGATAAACGCGAGGTCTTTTTTGTACTTCGCGGCAGGATACTCATCCTGGAATTTGATGATCACGGCCATATCACCGATCACATTCTACTGGATCCCTCAGCAGGGAATTACGCAGCCGAAGTGCCTGAGCGCACCTGGCATTCAATGATAGCCCTTGAACCGGGATCTGTTGCCTATGAAGTAAAAGATGGTCCATGGGATCCTGCAGATGACAAGGTATTTGCATCCTGGGCACCTCCGGAAGAGAGCGAGGAGGTCAAACCATATATGGATAAAATCCTGGAAAAACTTAAGCTGATCTGA
- the hisS gene encoding histidine--tRNA ligase, which translates to MQKPSIPKGTRDFTPQEMVRRNYIFDTIRDVFQLFGYLPIETPAMENLSSLMGKYGEEGDKLLFRILNSGDFLSGLEPKDIEQSNLIRIAAAISEKGLRYDLTVPFARFVVQHRNEIAFPFKRYQIQPVWRADKPQRGRYREFYQCDVDVIGSTSLLNEVELILIIDEVFHRLGLDVLVRLNNRKILTGIAEYVGQADKMMTITIALDKLDKIGVEGVNEEMRSRGIPGEAIEKLQPVLRLEGKLKERFPRLQELLQDSPTGMQGIEEAMYVLRYLKDLELRAKFDLDLTLARGLDYYTGSIIEVTSREVAMGSICGGGRYDDLTGIFGLPGVSGVGVSFGADRIYDVLNELNRFPGDQQATTQIMFVNFGPAEEKYCMGILKEIRKSGINAEIYPEAAKMKKQMAYADQKNIPYVILVGETEMKSGKVSLKNMVEGSQQEISIKELLSSFVKK; encoded by the coding sequence ATGCAGAAACCTTCCATACCAAAGGGAACCCGGGATTTTACACCACAGGAGATGGTCAGGAGAAACTATATTTTCGATACCATTCGGGATGTTTTCCAACTGTTCGGTTACCTGCCCATCGAAACACCGGCCATGGAAAACCTGTCTTCGCTTATGGGGAAATACGGAGAGGAAGGAGATAAGCTTCTGTTTCGCATACTGAACTCAGGTGATTTTCTCTCGGGGCTTGAACCTAAGGATATCGAACAATCGAACTTAATAAGGATTGCTGCTGCCATCTCGGAGAAAGGTCTGCGTTATGATCTCACGGTTCCTTTTGCGCGTTTTGTCGTCCAGCACAGGAACGAGATCGCCTTTCCTTTCAAACGTTACCAGATACAGCCTGTTTGGAGAGCCGACAAGCCGCAGCGTGGAAGGTACAGGGAATTTTACCAATGTGATGTAGACGTGATCGGGAGCACTTCCCTGCTGAATGAGGTTGAACTCATCCTCATCATCGATGAGGTTTTTCACCGCCTGGGACTGGATGTGCTGGTAAGGCTCAACAACAGGAAGATTCTCACCGGCATTGCAGAATATGTGGGACAGGCAGATAAAATGATGACCATCACGATCGCGCTTGATAAACTTGATAAGATCGGCGTGGAAGGGGTAAATGAAGAGATGCGTTCAAGGGGAATACCCGGGGAAGCCATAGAAAAACTCCAGCCGGTTCTGCGTCTTGAAGGCAAGCTCAAAGAGAGGTTTCCCAGACTGCAGGAATTGCTTCAGGACTCCCCCACCGGCATGCAGGGCATTGAAGAAGCTATGTATGTGTTGCGCTATCTGAAGGATCTGGAATTACGTGCAAAGTTCGACCTAGACCTGACCCTGGCCAGAGGGCTCGATTATTATACAGGAAGCATCATCGAGGTGACATCGCGGGAAGTTGCTATGGGCAGCATCTGCGGCGGCGGCCGATACGACGACCTGACCGGTATTTTCGGGCTTCCCGGCGTATCCGGAGTCGGTGTTTCGTTTGGGGCCGACCGTATTTATGACGTGTTGAACGAATTGAACCGCTTTCCTGGAGACCAACAGGCAACAACACAAATAATGTTTGTAAACTTTGGGCCCGCGGAAGAAAAGTACTGTATGGGCATCCTTAAGGAAATAAGAAAGTCAGGCATCAACGCTGAAATATACCCCGAAGCGGCTAAAATGAAAAAGCAGATGGCTTATGCCGACCAGAAAAATATCCCTTATGTGATTCTTGTGGGAGAAACGGAAATGAAAAGCGGAAAGGTATCTCTGAAAAACATGGTGGAAGGCAGCCAACAAGAGATAAGCATAAAAGAACTTTTATCATCATTTGTTAAAAAATAA